From one Solanum stenotomum isolate F172 chromosome 12, ASM1918654v1, whole genome shotgun sequence genomic stretch:
- the LOC125847920 gene encoding AP-3 complex subunit sigma-like isoform X1: protein MIKAVMVINTSGKPRLSKFYEFQPVEKQQELIRHVYAVLSNRPDNVSNFIRSLGAIFGPDTRLVYKHYATLYFVFLFDNSENELAMLDLIQAVFVETLDKCFRSVCELDVVFNYSKMHIILDEIILGGQVLETDSVEVVRAVEEISKLESTTSAGTLINKSIPSWWAR from the exons ATGATAAAGGCGGTAATGGTGATTAACACCTCCGGGAAGCCTCGCCTTTCGAAATTTTACGAATTCCAG CCAGTGGAGAAGCAACAAGAGCTCATCCGCCATGTCTACGCAG TCTTAAGCAACAGGCCTGACAATGTGAGCAATTTTATTCGGAGCTTAGGGGCAATTTTTGGTCCG GATACAAGGCTCGTGTATAAGCACTATGCTACCTTATATTTTGTCTTTCTATTTGATAACTCTGAGAATGAGTTGGCCATGCTCGACTTAATTCAAG CAGTTTTTGTAGAAACACTGGACAAATGCTTCAGAAGTGTATGCGAGCTTGATGTAGTATTCAATTATAGCAAG ATGCATATCATTCTAGATGAAATAATTTTAGGTGGTCAAGTGCTAGAAACAGATTCTGTTGAAGTTGTGAGAGCAGTTGAAGAGATTTCAAA ATTGGAGTCAACCACAAGTGCTGGCACATTGATCAACAAATCTATTCCGTCTTGGTGGGCTAGATAA
- the LOC125847920 gene encoding AP-3 complex subunit sigma-like isoform X2 gives MIKAVMVINTSGKPRLSKFYEFQPVEKQQELIRHVYAVLSNRPDNVSNFIRSLGAIFGPDTRLVYKHYATLYFVFLFDNSENELAMLDLIQVFVETLDKCFRSVCELDVVFNYSKMHIILDEIILGGQVLETDSVEVVRAVEEISKLESTTSAGTLINKSIPSWWAR, from the exons ATGATAAAGGCGGTAATGGTGATTAACACCTCCGGGAAGCCTCGCCTTTCGAAATTTTACGAATTCCAG CCAGTGGAGAAGCAACAAGAGCTCATCCGCCATGTCTACGCAG TCTTAAGCAACAGGCCTGACAATGTGAGCAATTTTATTCGGAGCTTAGGGGCAATTTTTGGTCCG GATACAAGGCTCGTGTATAAGCACTATGCTACCTTATATTTTGTCTTTCTATTTGATAACTCTGAGAATGAGTTGGCCATGCTCGACTTAATTCAAG TTTTTGTAGAAACACTGGACAAATGCTTCAGAAGTGTATGCGAGCTTGATGTAGTATTCAATTATAGCAAG ATGCATATCATTCTAGATGAAATAATTTTAGGTGGTCAAGTGCTAGAAACAGATTCTGTTGAAGTTGTGAGAGCAGTTGAAGAGATTTCAAA ATTGGAGTCAACCACAAGTGCTGGCACATTGATCAACAAATCTATTCCGTCTTGGTGGGCTAGATAA
- the LOC125848413 gene encoding uncharacterized protein LOC125848413, whose product MWRQFRKFSSSSSSSFSAKEKKWDALIIGGGHNGLTAAAYLARSGLSVAVLERRHIIGGAAVTEELIPGFKFSRCSYLQSLLRPCVIKELELKRHGLKLLKRSPSSFTPLLDGRYLLLGSDKELNYSEISKFSKSDADAYSRYESQLDKFCEFLDPLLDSSTPETLQGSSHLNTRMRHKLQNSAFWANCLRRALHLGQKDLVDLMDLLLAPASKVLNSWFEADVLKVTLATDAVIGSTASVHTPGSGYVLLHHVMGESDGDRGIWSYVEGGMGSVSSAIAAAAKEAGATILTNAEVSKLMIEDTGRVHGVLLADGTILHSSVVLSNATPFKTFMDLVPDDVLPHDFHKAIKCSDYRSATTKINLAVHRLPQFQCCNLSHPDAGPQHGGTIHIGPESIEEMHSAAQDAENGLPSRRPIIEMTIPTVFDKTISSSGKHVIGLFIQYTPYKPSDGSWENPVYRESFAQRCFSMIDEYAPGFSSSIIGYDMLTPPDLEREIGLTGGNIFHGSMGLDSLFLMRPVKGWSNYRTPIEGLYLCGSGTHPGGGVMGAPGRNAAHVVIEDFKKS is encoded by the exons atgtgGAGACAATTCCGAAAATTTAGCAGTAGCAGCAGTAGCAGCTTCAgtgcaaaagagaagaaatggGATGCTCTGATCATCGGCGGTGGTCACAACGGCCTTACAGCTGCCGCATATCTCGCTCGTTCCGGTCTCTCCGTTGCCGTTCTCGAGAGGCGCCACATCATAGGCGGTGCTGCTGTCACTGAAGAACTCATTCCTGGTTTCAAGTTTTCTCGTTGTAGTTACCTACAAAGCCTCCTTAGACCCTGCGTTATAAA AGAATTGGAGCTGAAGAGACATGGATTGAAGCTACTGAAAAGGAGTCCTTCATCATTCACGCCTCTTCTTGACGGACGCTATCTTCTGCTGGGTTCTGACAAGGAGCTCAACTATTCTGAGATTTCAAAGTTTTCTAAATCTGATGCTGATGCTTATTCAAG GTATGAGAGTCAACTTGACAAGTTTTGCGAGTTTCTGGACCCACTTCTGGATTCGTCTACACCAGAAACTCTACAAGGCTCTTCGCATCTCAATACTCGTATGAGGCACAAATTGCAAAATTCAGCGTTTTGGGCTAATTGTCTCCGTCGAGCACTCCACTTGGGACAGAAGGACCTAGT GGACTTGATGGACCTTTTACTCGCCCCAGCTTCGAAGGTTTTGAATAGCTGGTTTGAG GCAGATGTTCTGAAAGTAACGCTTGCAACTGATGCAGTGATAGGGTCCACG GCAAGTGTTCATACGCCTGGAAGTGGATATGTATTGCTACATCATGTGATGGGAGAATCTGATGGTGATCGTGGTATTTGGTC GTATGTTGAAGGGGGAATGGGCTCCGTGTCATCGGCTATAGCTGCTGCTGCAAAGGAGGCTGGTGCAACCATATTGACAAATGCTGAA GTCTCGAAATTGATGATTGAAGACACAGGCAGAGTGCATGGG GTATTGCTGGCTGACGGAACCATATTGCATTCTTCCGTTGTTTTATCGAATGCCACACCATTCAAAACTTTCATG GATCTTGTGCCAGATGATGTACTTCCTCATGATTTTCATAAAGCTATCAAGTGCTCTGATTATCGCTCT GCTActacaaaaatcaatttggCCGTTCACAGATTGCCACAGTTCCAATGCTGCAATTTAAGTCATCCAGATGCTGGTCCACAGCATGGTGGTACCATTCACATAGGGCCAGAGAG TATAGAAGAGATGCACAGTGCTGCACAGGATGCTGAAAATGGTTTACCATCTCGACGGCCCATAATTGAGATGACAATTCCTACTGTCTTTGACAAGACAATCTCTTCATCTG GAAAGCATGTGATTGGTTTATTCATCCAGTACACACCTTATAAACCCTCTGATGGCAGCTGGGAAAATCCTGTATATAGA GAATCATTTGCCCAGAGATGCTTTAGCATGATAGATGAATATGCTCCTGGATTTAGCTCATCAATTATTGGGTATGATATGTTAACTCCTCCAGACCTCGAAAGAGAAATTGGTCTGACAG GAGGCAATATATTCCACGGATCCATGGGATTAGATTCTCTGTTTTTAATGCGGCCAGTGAAAGGATG GTCAAATTATCGGACTCCAATTGAAGGCCTATACTTGTGTGGCAGCGGGACACATCCTGGTGGTGGAGTAATGGGCGCCCCAGGACGCAATGCTGCTCATGTTGTGATTGAAgacttcaagaaatcatga
- the LOC125846241 gene encoding uncharacterized protein LOC125846241, translating into MELEVGKGQNESVNAAVTPLVTTCGWKRSIDGRFMSNLKDFVNTPMADHKVCFKNTIDKKVENFRKQVRRLKRWEKFCDHPMAARRGESSDMTHAYATFDQFY; encoded by the exons ATGGAATTGGAAGTAGGAAAAGGCCAAAACGAATCTGTTAATGCTGCTGTAACTCCACTTGTAACTACTTGTGGATGGAAAAGGTCCATTGATGGTCGCTTTATGAGCAATTTGAAGGATTTTGTGAATACCCCTATGGCTGATCACAAGGTTTGCTTCAAAAATACTATTGACAAG AAGGTTGAAAATTTTCGAAAGCAAGTTCGTAGGCTTAAAAGGTGGGAAAAGTTCTGCGACCATCCAATGGCTGCCCGCAGAGGAGAATCATCCGACATGACACACGCATATGCAacttttgatcaattttattag
- the LOC125849206 gene encoding 60S ribosomal protein L6, mitochondrial-like, which yields MEAKFFRFLKIVGVGFKARAESEGRLLYLKLGYSHEVELTVPPAVRVFCFKPNVVCCTGIDKYRVHQFAASVRSCKPPEVYKGKGIMYIDEVIKKKQGKKSK from the coding sequence ATGGAAGCTAAATTCTTCCGCTTTCTCAAGATTGTTGGAGTTGGTTTCAAGGCTAGGGCAGAATCAGAAGGTCGTCTCTTGTACCTTAAGCTGGGTTACAGCCATGAGGTTGAACTGACTGTGCCCCCTGCAGTTCGTGTCTTCTGTTTCAAACCCAATGTGGTTTGCTGCACTGGGATTGACAAGTATAGGGTACATCAATTTGCTGCTTCTGTAAGGAGCTGTAAGCCACCTGAGGTTTACAAGGGCAAAGGTATTATGTACATTGATGAAGTGATAAAAAAGAAGCAGGGAAAGAAATCAAAATGA